The Oryzias latipes chromosome 16, ASM223467v1 genome includes a region encoding these proteins:
- the stx17 gene encoding syntaxin-17 isoform X1 yields the protein MAEEGNKLTLRRLEAPIHKFIKVALPTDLERLQKHHSNILKYQHSQQWDRLHQEHINASRTVQQLRANIREMEQLCGRVRAEDAAALDVLVRPVRDRASAAARDFLLLHSDSSPTLTTRQPGCASSNCHSVNDEGDKAESGRQSQLHLPEIPADQNAAESWDNLEGDLKELSSLVTEFSLLVHSQQEKIDSIEDNINTASTNVEEGTKSLGKAVGYKLAVLPVAGALLGGVLGGPLGLLAGFKVAGVAAALGGGALGFAGGNLVQKNRRAQVDKQMKQVTEPPHEGQQGVDE from the exons ATGGCAGAGGAAGGCAACAAGCTGACACTGAGGCGCCTGGAGGCTCCAATCCACAAGTTCATTAAAGTGGCTCTACCCACAGACCTGGAGCGGCTACAGAAACACCACAGTAACATACTTAAG TACCAGCATAGCCAGCAATGGGATCGCCTCCATCAGGAGCATATTAATGCCAGCAGAACTGTTCAG CAACTGAGAGCTAACATCAGAGAGATGGAGCAGCTGTGTGGCCGGGTCCGTGCGGAGGATGCCGCGGCTCTGGACGTGCTCGTCAGGCCGGTCAGGGACAGAGCTTCAGCTGCCGCGAGAGACTTTCTGCTTTTGCACTCTGACTCTTCACCAACGCTCACTACGCGGCAGCCTGGATGTGCATCCAGCAACTGCCACAGCGTTAATGACGAGGGCGACAAAGCAGAGTCGGGAAGGCAAAGTCAGCTCCACCTTCCAGAAATCCCTGCAGATCAGAATGCAGCGGAATCCTGGGATAACCTTGAAGGG GACTTGAAGGAGCTGAGCAGCTTGGTGACCGAATTCTCTCTGCTCGTCCAT TCCCAGCAGGAGAAGATTGACAGCATCGAGGACAACATCAACACAGCCTCAACCAATGTGGAGGAGGGAACCAAGAGCCTGGGGAAG GCGGTGGGCTACAAGTTGGCGGTGCTGCCGGTCGCTGGGGCGCTGCTGGGCGGCGTTTTGGGAGGGCCGCTTGGCCTGCTGGCTGGGTTCAAAGTGGCTGGGGTGGCTGCTGCCCTCGGAGGGGGCGCCCTGGGCTTTGCTGGAGGCAACCTGGTCCAGAAGAACCGCCGAGCTCAAGTGGACAAACAGATGAAGCAAGTGACGGAGCCGCCGCACGAAGGACAGCAAGGCGTGGATGAATGA
- the stx17 gene encoding syntaxin-17 isoform X2 yields the protein MAEEGNKLTLRRLEAPIHKFIKVALPTDLERLQKHHSNILKYQHSQQWDRLHQEHINASRTVQQLRANIREMEQLCGRVRAEDAAALDVLVRPVRDRASAAARDFLLLHSDSSPTLTTRQPGCASSNCHSVNDEGDKAESGRQSQLHLPEIPADQNAAESWDNLEGSQQEKIDSIEDNINTASTNVEEGTKSLGKAVGYKLAVLPVAGALLGGVLGGPLGLLAGFKVAGVAAALGGGALGFAGGNLVQKNRRAQVDKQMKQVTEPPHEGQQGVDE from the exons ATGGCAGAGGAAGGCAACAAGCTGACACTGAGGCGCCTGGAGGCTCCAATCCACAAGTTCATTAAAGTGGCTCTACCCACAGACCTGGAGCGGCTACAGAAACACCACAGTAACATACTTAAG TACCAGCATAGCCAGCAATGGGATCGCCTCCATCAGGAGCATATTAATGCCAGCAGAACTGTTCAG CAACTGAGAGCTAACATCAGAGAGATGGAGCAGCTGTGTGGCCGGGTCCGTGCGGAGGATGCCGCGGCTCTGGACGTGCTCGTCAGGCCGGTCAGGGACAGAGCTTCAGCTGCCGCGAGAGACTTTCTGCTTTTGCACTCTGACTCTTCACCAACGCTCACTACGCGGCAGCCTGGATGTGCATCCAGCAACTGCCACAGCGTTAATGACGAGGGCGACAAAGCAGAGTCGGGAAGGCAAAGTCAGCTCCACCTTCCAGAAATCCCTGCAGATCAGAATGCAGCGGAATCCTGGGATAACCTTGAAGGG TCCCAGCAGGAGAAGATTGACAGCATCGAGGACAACATCAACACAGCCTCAACCAATGTGGAGGAGGGAACCAAGAGCCTGGGGAAG GCGGTGGGCTACAAGTTGGCGGTGCTGCCGGTCGCTGGGGCGCTGCTGGGCGGCGTTTTGGGAGGGCCGCTTGGCCTGCTGGCTGGGTTCAAAGTGGCTGGGGTGGCTGCTGCCCTCGGAGGGGGCGCCCTGGGCTTTGCTGGAGGCAACCTGGTCCAGAAGAACCGCCGAGCTCAAGTGGACAAACAGATGAAGCAAGTGACGGAGCCGCCGCACGAAGGACAGCAAGGCGTGGATGAATGA
- the erp44 gene encoding endoplasmic reticulum resident protein 44, producing the protein MKQLIHSANLKIHSITTILLVMGLSSPGQAEIVSLESSNIDDVLNEAGVALVNFYADWCRFSQMLHPIFEEASNIVREEFPDTKQVVFARVDCDQHSDIAQRYRITKYPTLKLFRNGMMMKREYRGQRSVTAIADFIRQQQVDPVKEVHSLEEVISVDRSRRNIIGFFEKKDSNNYHTFEKVANILRDDCTFLAAIGEVSASERFSGDNVIYKPVGESAPDMVYLGSLTNFDLSYAWTQDKCVPLVREITFENGEELTEEGLPFLILFHVKEDTESLEKFQHEVARQLISEKGSINFLHADCDKFRHPLLHIQKTPADCPVIAIDSFRHMYVFPDFKDLAVPGKLRQFVLDLHSGKLHREFHHGPDPTDSTPGQEENEAASSPPESSFQKLAPSETRYTILRRDRDEL; encoded by the exons atgaaacaattaaTCCACTCTGCCAATCTTAAAATCCACTCCATTACGACTATCTTGCTG GTAATGGGCCTCTCTTCTCCTGGACAAGCAGAAATCGTCAGTTTGGAATCTTCAAACATTGATGACGTCCTAA ATGAAGCTGGGGTGGCGTTGGTTAATTTTTATGCTGACTG GTGTAGGTTCAGCCAGATGCTGCATCCAATCTTTGAGGAGGCGTCAAACATCGTGAGAGAGGAGTTCCCCGATACTAAACAGGTGGTGTTTGCTCGTGTTGACTGCGACCAGCATT CGGACATTGCTCAGCGTTACCGGATCACCAAGTATCCAACTCTAAAGTTGTTCCGCAACgggatgatgatgaagagggaatacaggggtcagaggtcagtgACGGCAATTGCTGACTTCATCCGCCAGCAGCAGGTCGATCCAGTAAAAGAAGTACACTCGCTGGAGGAAGTTATTTCAGTAGAT AGAAGCAGGAGAAACATAATtggtttctttgaaaaaaaggacTCCAATAACTATCACACTTTTGAAAAAGTTGCGAACATCCTTCGAGATGACTGCACATTTTTAGCTGCTATCGG TGAAGTATCAGCGTCTGAGCGTTTCAGTGGAGACAACGTCATCTACAAGCCTGTGGGTGAGAGCGCCCCTGACATGGTCTACCTCGGCTCCCTCACGAACTTTGACTTGTCCTACGCATGGACGCAGGACAAGTGTGTTCCTCTTGTAAGAGAGATCACCTTTGAAAACGGAGAG GAGCTGACTGAGGAGGGACTCCCCTTCCTTATTTTATTCCACGTTAAAGAGGACACCGAAAGCTTAGAGAAGTTTCAACATGAAGTAGCTCGCCAACTCATCAGTGAAAAAG GGTCCATAAACTTCCTTCATGCAGACTGCGATAAATTCCGACATCCTCTGCTCCACATCCAGAAAACTCCAGCCGACTGTCCTGTCATTGCTATAgactcgttcagacacatgtatgtCTTTCCTGACTTCAAAGACCTCGC tgttcCCGGTAAGCTGAGACAGTTTGTTCTGGACCTTCACTCTGGTAAGCTTCACCGGGAGTTTCACCACGGTCCAGATCCGACAGATTCCACGCCAGGACAG GAGGAAAATGAAGCAGCCAGCAGTCCTCCAGAGAGCTCGTTTCAGAAGCTAGCGCCCAGCGAGACTCGCTACACTATTCTCAGAAGGGACCGGGATGAGCTGTGA
- the invs gene encoding inversin has translation MASAASSPGSASLGFQVHAAAVNGDRSALIKLIAGESSLRDHEDQFGRTPLMYCVLADRLDCAEILLKAGASVNKTDHSQRSALHLAAQKGNVRFLKLLLSRRANWLQKDLEGMTPLHLATRHPSPKALALLLKHIGPGEVDTQDKNKQTALHWSAFYNRPEHVRLLIKHDSNIGIPDSEGKIPLHWAAHSQEASATQTVRCILEAAPTESLLNWQDYEGRTPLHFAVADGNQAVVEVLTSYEGCNVTAYDNLFRTPLHWAALLGHAKIVHLLLERNKSGTIPSDSQGATPLHYGAQSNNAETVGVFLSHPSVKDEPDLEGRTAFMWASGKGSDDVICTMLEHNPHIDINMADKYGGTALHAAALSGHVSTVQLLLEKGAMVDALDVMKHTPLFRACEMGHRDVILTLIKGSARVDLVDVDGHTALHWAALGGNAEVCQMLMENGISPNVQDHAGRTPLQCAAYGGYITCMAVLIENHADPNIQDKEGRTALHWSCNNGYLDAVKLLLSYNAFPNHMEHTEERYTPLDYALLGGHSEVTQFMLENGALSIAAIQDIAAASIQAVYKGYMVRKAFRERKQLLMRHEQLRKDAAKKREEGQRIRGAVKQVPLSSSASTGKAQQEKLSLVNVLQDLTLNGLSEETKKRSKAQHSKNKEETHKAHKSKFSRRSKVADRHEVPDALSSSSHISSDTDESQTTRLKVLLSPARCRETAALKPTPPAVHKVKERPSSNASTRSTPVSTLAQREARKGESMTLKKRDVHTSVQIVAGNADASLSTRRHRKSREQVSGRSTKTKDRAHANTSRDGAKKPSSENEFDLHAVVTAQIQRDCDKDQHRRRNQAARLIQQAWRRCCARKGREAKPHEEVEPGEPNCSRNGRKMENRALCGKLAQSKKSVLQNIYGKKGQPGSCQSHQLLGIPLRTQSQLSGLNCVHLTDAVNQAKHYSYHLRPQSAGQGTRGQEKR, from the exons ATG GCCTCGGCTGCATCCAGCCCAGGATCGGCCTCTTTGGGCTTCCAGGTTCACGCGGCGGCTGTCAACGGAGATCGAAGCGCCCTCATCAAACTCATCGCAG GGGAGTCCTCACTGAGGGACCACGAGGACCAGTTTGGCCGCACTCCTTTGATGTACTGCGTTCTGGCTGACCGCCTGGACTGTGCAGAAATTCTGCTGAAAGCCGGCGCCTCGGTCAACAAGACAGACCATAGCCAAAGATCTGCTCTGCACCTGGCTGCACAGAAG GGGAACGTGCGCTTCCTAAAGCTGCTGCTGTCCAGGCGCGCCAACTGGCTGCAGAAAGACTTGGAGGGAATGACGCCGCTCCACCTGGCCACCCGACACCCCTCTCCCAAAGCCCTGGCCCTGCTGCTCAAACACATCGGCCCCGGAGAGGTCGACACACAAGACAAGAACAAG CAAACTGCTCTTCATTGGTCAGCGTTTTATAACCGTCCTGAGCACGTCCGCCTTCTGATCAAGCACGATTCCAACATAGGCATCCCAGACAGTGAGGGGAAGATTCCTCTGCACTGGGCTGCGCACAGTCAGGAGGCCAGTGCCACACAAACTGTGCGCTGTATCCtg gAAGCGGCACCCACTGAGTCCCTGTTGAACTGGCAGGACTATGAGGGTCGGACGCCCTTGCATTTTGCCGTCGCTGACGGTAATCAGGCGGTGGTGGAGGTGCTGACATCCTACGAGGGCTGTAACGTGACAGCTTATGATAACCTCTTCAGAACGCCACTGCACTGGGCGGCTCTCTTGG GCCATGCTAAAATCGTCCATCTGCTGCTGGAGAGGAACAAATCTGGCACCATTCCCTCAGACAGCCAAGGAGCCACGCCGCTGCATTACGGCGCACAGAGCAACAATGCT GAGACAGTCGGTGTGTTTCTGTCCCACCCGTCTGTGAAAGATGAACCCGATCTTGAGGGCCGGACAGCCTTCATGTGGGCCTCTGGAAAGGGCAGTGATGACGTCATCTGCACCATGCTGGAACACAACCCTCACATCGACATTAACATGGCCGACAAGTATGGCGGCACGG CGCTGCACGCAGCTGCTTTGTCGGGCCATGTGAGCAcagtgcagctgctgctggagaAGGGAGCGATGGTGGACGCTCTGGATGTCATGAAGCACACACCGCTGTTCCGCGCCTGCGAGATGGGACACAGAGATGTCATACTCACCCTCATCAAAG GTTCTGCGCGGGTGGACCTGGTAGATGTGGATGGTCACACTGCTCTGCACTGGGCAGCCCTTGGAGGGAATGCTGAGGTCTGCCAGATGCTGATGGAAAATGGGATCAGTCCAAATGTGCAG GATCACGCCGGCCGAACTCCACTGCAGTGTGCTGCATACGGGGGCTACATCACATGCATGGCGGTTCTCATTGAAAACCATGCCGATCCAAATATACAGGACAAGGAG GGGCGGACCGCTCTCCACTGGTCGTGCAACAATGGTTACCTGGATGCTGTGAAGCTGCTCCTCAGTTACAACGCCTTTCCCAATCATATGGAACACACGGAGGAAAG GTACACCCCGTTGGACTACGCTCTGCTCGGGGGGCACAGCGAGGTGACTCAGTTCATGCTGGAAAATGGCGCCCTGTCCATAGCAGCTATTCAGGACATCGCCGCTGCCTCCATCCAGGCCGTCTATAAAGGCTACATGGTCCGCAAGGCCTTCAGGGAAAGGAAGCAGCTCCTCATGAGGCATGAACAACTGCGCAAGGATGCAGCCAA GAAACGGGAGGAAGGACAGCGGATAAGAGGAGCTGTGAAGCAGGTTCCATTGAGCTCATCAGCTTCAACAGGGAAAGCACAACAGGAAAAGCTCTCTTTAGTGAATGTCCTTCAAGATTTAACACTTAatggtttgtcagaagaaacaaaaaagcggTCTAAAGCTCAACACTCAAAGAACAAAGAGGAAACACACAAAG CCCACAAGAGCAAGTTCTCTAGAAGAAGTAAGGTTGCCGACCGCCATGAAGTTCCTGATGCTCTAAGCAGCAGTTCCCACATAAGCAGTGACACTGATGAATCCCAGACCACCAGGCTGAAGGTGCTCCTCTCTCCTGCACGCTGCAGAGAGACTGCCGCTCTGAAGCCCACACCTCCTGCTGTGCACAAAGTAAAAGAGAGACCCTCCTCGAACGCATCCACCCGGTCCACACCTGTCTCCACTTTGGCCCAAAGAGAGGCTAGGAAAGGTGAAAGCATGACCTTGAAAAAGAGAGACGTTCACACGAGCGTGCAGATCGTCGCAGGCAACGCCGATGCCAGCCTTTCTACTCGAAGGCACAGAAAATCCAGGGAGCAGGTTTCAGGCAGGAGCACCAAGACCAAAGACCGAGCCCATGCGAACACGTCAAGAGACGGTGCGAAAAAACCctccagtgaaaatgagtttgacctaCATGCAGTTGTAACAGCACAGATACAAAGAGACTGTGATAAAGATCAGCACAGAAGAAGAAACCAGGCTGCACGCCTTATCCAGCAGGCATGGCGAAG GTGCTGCGCACGCAAAGGAAGAGAGGCAAAGCCCCATGAAGAGGTGGAGCCGGGGGAGCCAAACTGCAGCCGAAACGgaaggaaaatggaaaacagAGCACTGTGTGGAAAGCTGGCACAGAGTAAAAAATCAGTATTACAAAATATCTATG